One window from the genome of Canis lupus dingo isolate Sandy chromosome 15, ASM325472v2, whole genome shotgun sequence encodes:
- the LOC112654576 gene encoding serine protease 27-like → MGAAGYIFLLPLLLGTSGTNEGEPETLLNSICGRPAVSSGIASGREANVGQWPWQVSIRKGLLHICAATLISEQWVLTVASCFRSKDTRKYSVLVGSLQVSGRPASKMTIIPVSRIIPYSDFQGNTTSAIAVAELAHPVSFTPVVLPICLPSSAVQLKNSTSCWVTGWGYSGVHQYMKPSYILRELKVPLIDLQTCSDYFQKANYYGIKPNISEAMICSELPVGQKDQCIGSRGDPLTCRVEDFWVLAGVISWGSKCILTSEPGIYTNISFYKSWIEKSAISHTDFSAVLRPDFSGLLLIMLLPLIFLGLS, encoded by the exons ATGGGCGCTGCTGGTTATATCTTCTTGCTGCCCCTTCTGCTGGGGACCTCAG GCACCAATGAGGGGGAACCAGAGACTCTCCTGAACTCAA TCTGTGGGCGGCCCGCAGTCTCATCTGGCATTGCCTCTGgcagggaggccaacgtgggGCAGTGGCCCTGGCAGGTCAGCATCCGCAAGGGCTTGCTGCACATCTGTGCAGCCACCCTCATCTCAGAGCAGTGGGTGCTCACAGTGGCAAGCTGCTTCCG gTCCAAGGACACCAGAAAATACAGTGTATTGGTGGGGTCACTTCAGGTCTCTGGCCGCCCAGCCTCCAAAATGACGATAATTCCTGTGTCCAGGATTATCCCTTACTCTGACTTCCAGGGAAACACGACTAGTGCCATCGCTGTGGCTGAACTGGCCCACCCAGTGTCTTTTACCCCTGTTGTCCTGCCCATCTGCCTTCCCTCGTCTGCAGTTCAGCTCAAAAACTCAACCTCCTGCTGGGTGACTGGATGGGGCTATTCTGGAGTACACCAAT ATATGAAGCCATCCTATATACTGAGGGAGCTGAAAGTGCCCCTTATTGATCTCCAGACATGCAGTGACTACTTCCAGAAAGCAAACTACTATGGAATCAAGCCTAACATCAGTGAAGCCATGATCTGCTCTGAGCTCCCAGTGGGGCAGAAGGATCAGTGTATT GGCAGTAGAGGAGATCCCCTGACATGTAGAGTGGAAGATTTCTGGGTCCTGGCAGGAGTGATCAGCTGGGGTTCAAAATGCATTCTAACCAGTGAGCCTGGAATATATACAAACATCAGTTTCTACAAATCTTGGATTGAGAAGTCAGCCATTTCACATACTGACTTTTCTGCTGTCCTCAGACCAGACTTCTCTGGGCTCCTTCTTATAATGCTTCTACCTCTCATTTTCCTGGGGCTATCCTAA